A genomic window from Lutra lutra chromosome 17, mLutLut1.2, whole genome shotgun sequence includes:
- the GNG8 gene encoding guanine nucleotide-binding protein G(I)/G(S)/G(O) subunit gamma-8 encodes MSNNMAKIAEARKTVEQLKLEVNIDRMKVSQAAAELLAFCETHAKDDPLVTPVPAAENPFRDKRLFCVLL; translated from the exons ATGTCCAACAACATGGCCAAGATCGCGGAGGCCCGCAAGACCGTGGAACAGCTGAAGCTGGAGGTGAACATCGACCGCATGAAG GTGTCGCAGGCGGCGGCCGAACTCCTCGCCTTCTGCGAGACGCACGCCAAGGACGACCCGCTGGTGACGCCGGTACCCGCCGCGGAGAACCCCTTCCGCGACAAGCGCCTGTTTTGCGTTCTGCTCTGA